A portion of the Lolium rigidum isolate FL_2022 chromosome 1, APGP_CSIRO_Lrig_0.1, whole genome shotgun sequence genome contains these proteins:
- the LOC124699026 gene encoding uncharacterized protein LOC124699026 — translation MWMVHFSTRLAALVFSSISGQWQAAASKEWRDLFLERGESNMVSSPIDRDDHGRHYAYGCFYWESAEIERKELLVFDTRSMEFSISDLPPGECFWSARGLAIVEAGEGRIGLFGILNEPIDSTFDLSYYIKGNAGESSSKWQLEKTVSLGSAFRYDIKAATGTYLLLGMIRSLRIPYLRLVDSDPQMPEWEYISVDVKTLRLDRVCSNSSEHPYSTKWIYTNFPPSLSSPKI, via the coding sequence ATGTGGATGGTACATTTCAGTACTAGGTTGGCTGCTTTGGTCTTCTCTTCAATCAGTGGACAGTGGCAAGCTGCTGCATCCAAGGAAtggagggatttgtttcttgaaCGTGGCGAGTCGAACATGGTGTCATCACCGATCGACCGCGACGATCACGGGCGCCATTACGCTTATGGATGCTTCTACTGGGAGTCCGCTGAGATAGAGAGGAAAGAGCTGCTTGTGTTTGACACCCGGAGTATGGAGTTCTCCATTTCTGACCTCCCACCTGGAGAATGTTTTTGGTCTGCGCGGGGTCTAGCCATTGTGGAGGCAGGGGAAGGCAGGATTGGACTGTTCGGTATACTTAATGAACCTATTGATAGTACGTTTGATCTCAGTTATTACATCAAGGGAAACGCAGGTGAGAGTTCTAGCAAGTGGCAGCTAGAGAAGACTGTGTCACTTGGTTCTGCATTCCGGTATGATATCAAAGCTGCAACTGGAACGTACCTGCTCCTAGGAATGATTCGATCCCTGCGGATTCCATACCTGCGGTTGGTAGACTCAGATCCGCAGATGCCAGAATGGGAATATATCTCAGTTGATGTCAAGACGCTGCGGCTTGACAGGGTTTGTAGTAATTCTTCTGAGCATCCCTATTCCACGAAGTGGATATATACCAACTTCCCGCCATCCTTGTCTTCACCGAAAATATAA
- the LOC124699007 gene encoding indole-3-glycerol phosphate synthase, chloroplastic-like, whose product MEAVLSAPKLSAAPFRAAAAAGRSPLPSRVVALTPASARARPLRSGPKGTIQALARDEMLGAAEPAQWDDAAASQGVRIRRHRRPTASMREIEEEMGAPRNILEKIIWDKEIEVAEGLARNPLKEVIESAVKAPPTRDFYGALAAAYKRNGVPALIAEVKKASPSRGVIRENFDPVEIAQAYEKHGAACLSILTDEKYFQGSFENLRKVRKAGVKCPLLCKEFVIDEWQIYYARSIGADAVLLIAAVLTDMDLKYLLRICKELGLTALIEVHDENEMERVLRIDDVQLIGINNRSLETFIVDTSNTKTLLEKHGNAIRQKGILVVGESGLFNPDDVAYVQNAGVSAVLVGESLVKQEDPGRAIAGLFGKELLH is encoded by the exons ATGGAAGCCGTCCTCAGCGCGCCAAAGCTTAGCGCCGCTcccttccgcgccgccgccgccgccggccgctcccCTCTGCCGTCGCGGGTCGTCGCCCTCACCCCCGCCTCCGCCCGTGCTCGCCCTCTCCGCTCTGGCCCCAAG GGCACCATCCAGGCGCTGGCGCGGGACGAGATGCTGGGAGCGGCGGAGCCGGCGCAGTGGGATGACGCCGCGGCCAGCCAGGGGGTCCGCATCCGCCGGCACCGCCGCCCCACCGCCTCCATGAGGGAGATCGAGGAGGAGATGGGGGCGCCGCGCAACATCCTCGAGAAGATCATCTGGGACAAGGAGATCGAAGTGGCTGAG GGGCTTGCCAGGAATCCTCTGAAGGAGGTGATTGAGTCTGCTGTAAAGGCTCCTCCTACCAGAGACTTCTATGGTGCTTTGGCAGCAGCCTACAAGCGTAATGGGGTACCAGCGTTGATTGCTGAGGTCAAGAAGGCATCACCAAGTAGGGGTGTGATCAGGGAGAACTTCGATCCT GTTGAAATTGCTCAAGCTTATGAAAAGCATGGAGCTGCTTGCTTGAGCATCTTGACTGATGAGAAGTACTTTCAG GGAAGTTTTGAGAATCTTCGGAAGGTGCGCAAAGCGGGAGTGAAG TGCCCCCTTCTATGCAAAGAGTTTGTCATTGATGAATGGCAGATCTATTATGCCCGCTCGATTGGTGCTGATGCAGTTCTACTCATTGCTGCTGTACTAACTGATATGGACTTGAAATATTTGCTCCGGATTTGCAAGGAGTTGGGATTGACAGCTCTTATTGAG GTTCATGATGAAAATGAGATGGAGCGTGTCCTGAGGATAGATGATGTTCAGCTTATTGGCATTAACAACCGCAGCCTTG AAACATTTATAGTGGATACTTCGAACACGAAGACGTTGTTGGAGAAGCATGGCAATGCCATCAGGCAGAAGGGAATATTG GTTGTTGGTGAATCGGGGCTATTCAACCCAGATGATGTTGCTTATGTGCAGAATGCTGGCGTCTCTGCT GTTTTGGTAGGAGAATCCTTGGTGAAGCAAGAAGACCCTGGGCGAGCCATCGCTGGGCTCTTCGGGAAAGAACTTTTGCATTGA
- the LOC124699049 gene encoding uncharacterized protein LOC124699049, whose product MDAESSTSAYSPPTLRHKLRTTVCGCFGSPGSSDGDRPQTGGGGRAKWRRRVAATGEFRYDPLSYALNFDDGGSDDSDEGADAAAAAFRYRDFSSRLPSSPKPAAARRLTAVAIA is encoded by the coding sequence ATGGACGCGGAGTCGTCGACGTCGGCCTACTCGCCCCCGACCCTGCGCCACAAGCTGCGGACCACCGTGTGCGGCTGCTTCGGCTCGCCCGGCAGCAGCGACGGCGACAGGCCGCAGACCGGCGGCGGTGGCAGGGCCAAGTGGCGGAGACGGGTGGCCGCCACGGGCGAGTTCAGGTACGACCCGCTCAGCTACGCGCTCAACTTCGACGACGGCGGCAGCGACGACAGCGACGagggcgccgacgccgccgcggccgcgtTCCGGTACCGGGACTTCAGCTCCCGCCTGCCGAGCTCGCCGAAGCCGGCAGCTGCCCGCAGGCTcaccgccgtcgccatcgcctga